GGGAGCAGGGTTGCCTTCCGCATCCAGGTTTACCATTACGATTTTTTCTACAGTAATAATGGTTTGATGGGTCATCTTATTTCGTACATCACATCTTAAAGTAACAGAGGTGGAACCGAAATGAGTTGCCTCAATACCTATTTCTATAATATCACCTTGCTTAGCAGAGCTGACGAAATTAATCTCAGAGATAAATTTGGTCACTACTTTTGTGTTTTCCAACTGGATAATAGCATACAATGCTGCTTCTTCATCAATCCATTGCAGGAGTCTTCCCCCGAAAAGAGAGTGATTTGGATTTAGGTCTTCAGGTTTTACCCATTTTCTGGTATGGTAGTTCATATCTTTTAATAATTGTGTACCACAAATTTAGTGTTAAAAGCTGATGTTTTCAAAAGAATAGTATTTATTGATCTGAAAATAATGATTCATTTTCTCAATCATTTTCTTTTGGAGCGCATAGCTTTTGTTTTTGTAACAGCGGAGTCATTCAATAACGTTTGATATTCTTCGCTTTCTACGGGAATCATGGCAACTTTTCCTTCTGAGTTATGATGAAACCCAAATCCATATTTCTTCGCCAGGGGAGAGCAGCGGAGACATGGCTGGCCTTTAGAAAAGAATTTTTCTCTTTCTTTCTGTTTTTCGTGTTCTGAAATATCATTTTTAATGGCATAACACTCAAAAATAATATCATCTGATGAATATTTATAAGGATTTTTTATCAGTATCTCGTACTGAAGACGGGCAATTGTTTTTTCTTTTTTCTCAACAGGAATCTGAGCCTGGGAAACAGGGCAATCTTCGGCTACTTCAATAAGAGTGTTGGTATAATTAGTAGTATGCTGTTTCATTTTCTGACTTTAGTTGGTGTTTATTAAATTCAGATGGCAGAGAGTTCTATAAATAGAATACTATCTTATAGATTATCAAAGTTATAGATGTTAAATGTCTTTTTTATTTAAAAAAAATTAACTAATTTTATAATAATGAATTTGTATGTATAACTAACTGTAAATCAGTATTTTTTATTATATTTAGATTGTTTTTGGTTTTAGAGATTCAACATAATGTGAGAAATATTAAAAAAAAGCTTTGATTTGAAATTTTTAATTGTATCTTGCATACGTTTATATTTGGAATCAATATTTGTTCATTAATTTATGTTGTTTTTCTTTTATATACCAAATTTTTATTAATTTTTTAATTTATTCAAAATGAACATTTTTGTTTCAAACATCAATTACGCAACTAAAGAGTATGAGTTGCACGATCTATTCGCAGAATTTGGTGATGTATCATCAGCTAAAATCGTTACAGACAGAGAAACTGGTCGTTCTAGAGGTTTCGGTTTCGTAGAGATGGGTGATGAAGAAGGACAGCAGGCTATTGAAGCTCTTAATCAAAAAGAATTCAACGGAAAAGCTCTAAACGTATCTGAGGCTAAGCCTAGAGAAGAAAAACCAAGAAGAAGCTTCGACAACAACCGTGGCGGAGGTTATGGTGGTGGTAACAACAACCGTGGCGGAGGCTATGGTGGTGGTAACAACAACCGTGGCGGAGGCGGCGGAAATCGTTGGTAAAAATATGAAGCGGCTTTTAAGCCGCTTTTTTTATGTAATTTAATTTCCAGTAAATCATTTGATTAGAGTTTTGTATTGAAATATTGAAGTGTTTTGGCATAATTTTAGAAAATTATCAATCAATCAAAAAGTAATTATAATGAAAAAACATTTATTAGCATTAATGATGGTGTTTGGCGGGTTGCTGATCAATGCACAAAGCATTTATGCAGGGCAGACATTGAGACAGGATAAAAAATACTGGGCAGATAACAATGAGTATTATCTGATCTTCCAGAATGATGGAAACCTCGTTTTTTATAACAGATCCGGTTCTCCTGCATGGGAATCGAAAACTACCAACAGAGGCGTAAGAGCAATTTTTCAGGAAGATGGTAATCTGGTAGTATATTCACGTGGGAACGGAGTTGCTTTCAGTTCAAATACTGACGGTAAAGGAGCTGACAAATTATCTGTTCAGGATGATGGTAATCTTGTTATTTATAATGGGTCTAATCCTCTATGGGCATCTAAAGGCGGTATCAGAAACAATAATGGCTGGGGTAATCGTGATCGTTACGGCAATAAAGATTATGTGTCAACAGGCTACAGATTCCGTAAGGATGCAAAACTTTATTCTTCAGACGGACGCTATTATCTGGTATTTCAGGATGATGGTAATCTTGTTTTGGCTAATAGAAACGGGAATGCTATCTGGGCTACAGCAACTGATAACAGAGGAAGCAAAGCTGAATTTCAGGGTGACGGAAATCTGGTAGTATATGATTCTTATAATAGAGCTGTTTGGAGTTCAAATACAGAGAACAGAGGTGCTACAAAACTTACAGTACAAAATGACGGGAACCTTGTGATCTACGGAAGAAATTCTCCACTATGGAGCTCCGGAACCAATAGATAAACCGTTTTTATATACAATAAAAAAAGACTGTCTCTTGTGGCAGTCTTTTTTTATTCATTATTTTAATCTTATCAGGATATAAACATTCTCATAATAAATGCTGGCCAGCTCATTATCGGAATATTTTTCTCTTGTAATTTCACTGAAAATAAGTTTGACATGGTATTTGCCCAAATCAGATTCCATTGCCAGATCAGGAACTTTTACGGTTCCGTTTTTGTTTTTATTTTCTTCAAATAATTGAATGATTTTTGGTCCGAAATCTACTTCTTCCTTAGAATTTAATCTCAGTCTCAATGAGAATTTATCAGTCAGCTGATCTGTAAGTTCAAACTGGTCTTCATTCAGCTTCTGCGGATCTCTGCTGTAACGATGGAAAGAAAGTAAATATTGATAGTTTTCGATTCCTATAATTTGCTTTTCAGGAACAAGAACAATTCTGTTCAGCTCGTAAGGCTTATTTTTAACGGTGATATTTACATCCGAAAATTTATTTTGAATGTTATAATTAATGTTATAAAATGTACCCTTTTCAATATTATCGGATAACTCGGACTGATCTTTTTGATTCAAGAGGTTTAATAAAAATTTACTTTGTTTTCTCTCCGCCAGAAATTCAAATTTATCAGCAATTTCATTACGGACTGTATCCGTAACTTTTTTATTAAAATTAATTTTACCGGCACTGATTAACTGATTTTGATTTAAAATATTCATCAGTTCTGTCTTCTGACTTCTCTTGGCAACACTGAAAGCATTGAGATAAGGGAAAATTAAAGCAAAAGCTCCAAATATAAATAAGCTGACGGGAATAAACTTTATTGTTGCCTTTCTACTGAAAATAAAGTAAACAACAATACTCAGCAGCCAAAGTGCAAGAAGGAAAACAAAATATCTTGGTTCTGTATAGCCATACTCCAGAATTCTTGTAAAAATAGCTGTGAAAAGCAGGATGATCAAAGGAACAATGGTGTAATAAAATGCTTTTGAAAATATCTTAACCCATGATTTCGCATTTTCCTCTTTTAACGGATGTACCAGCAGTAATGCCAGAATCCCAACAATGCTGTACGCTAGCACAAGATAAGAAACCCAGCCTCTTGGAAGCTGCCAGTTGATCAGGATTTTAAAAGAATAAAAATAAAGAATCGCTACGTAAATAAGAAGTAGCGGAATCAAAATAAACTGAGTGAAAAACTTTAAAACAACAGGATATGTTCCATCTTTTTCAAGATTATTTAAACCTTTGTCACTAAATAAAAGGAAAATAAAACTGCTCCCGAAAATAGCCAGAACAAAAAATGTATCGGTATAAATCCTGTGATGAAAATGAAAATCAAAAAGTTTATCAACAGCTAAAATGGCCAATTCAACTCCGCCGGTCAAAACCCCTGTAAATACTACAGTAAGGAAGAAATTGACAAAAAGATTTTTGTTATACTGCCAGAATCTGAGTTCCCTGTCTTTTTCAAGAAACGGAACAAAAGAAACCAATAAGTGGGAGAGAAGAGCCGTAACTGCAATGATATAAGCATAAACCTCAGTGAAATTATTCTTTTTATTTGGCAGGATACAATAAAACCCAATAAGAAAAGCAACACCACATAGGTGTAATAGTAATTCTTTCCCGATTCTCTGTGATACCATTTTCAGAGCAAACATCATTGAAATTCCGAGACAGGCACAAATAGTGAACTTGATGTACGTTGTGACTTCCTCAAGCTCTGTTTCAGCAATGCAGATAGCACCAATTGCAGCTAATAAAGCCACTGCAAGAACCATTGGGTAACGAAGGATTACTTCATTGGCCCGGCTTAAAGTTTCCTGGAATTTTGTTTTCATGATTTGGTGTTTTTTGACAGTAAGATTAATCTTTTTTCTTCTTTTTCTTTTTGTCTTTTTCCTTTTCTTTCTCTTTTCCTTTGGTCTTCTTCTCTTTTTTAGGACTTAAGATTTCTTCAGCAATTTCAAACTTTGGTTCTTCAACTTTTGCTGGTTTTATTTCGATTTTTAAATCAAAATATCCTTTCATATCTTCCTGGGAGATTAATTTTTCGCTTAATAAAAACTCCAGGATTTCTTTCCCTGAATTATTAAAGAAGTTATGCGAAAGTTCTTTCAATAGGAATTTTTTATATCCTTCCAAAGGAACAAGCACTGAATATTTGAAAATTCTTCCTTCTTTTACAGTGGATAGATAGCCTTTCTCAACCAATATTTTCAAATAAGTAGAAACCGTATTCTGGTGTGGTTTAGGTTCCGGATGCTGCTCCATAACGTCCTTCAGATAGAAAGATTCCATTTTCCAAAACAGCTTCATAAAGTTTTCTTCTGCGGCAGTAAGATGATTTATTTTCATAGAGTACTCTAATGTTGAAATTGAATATTGCAATAAAGATAGATAAAAGATACCATAAAAGCTATTCCAGCCCCCATAAATACTTCTTTTACCGTATGACGTTTTAAAATAACGCGGGTAATCCCGACCAAAGCGGCAATTCCCAGCCATAGCAGACCCATTTTCCAGTCAAGATTAAAAAATAACGCTGCTACAAATATATTGAATGCGGTATGCATTGAGCTTTTGATGAAAAGATTGCTGACCTGAAGAGCAAACAGAAGTATTAAAATAAACAGCATGACAAAATCAACAGATCCGTTTCTGATGTAATGGAAAATAAGATAAGCAATCACACATACTGCGATAAATATATACAGTGTTTTTCTTTGAACCCGGTTGGATACATCCATATTGGTATATCTTCCTGTTTTCACATTCCATACCAGCCAAATGACAACGGGAATAATAATCATAGCTAATATAGGAATGAAGTTCATCATAGAATCTTTAAGGGTATATTCCCTGATGCTCATATATATAAAAAAAATAATCAGAGAGACCAGAGGATTAAAGAAGTCAGAAATGACTTTTGAAATTTTATGTAGTAATGAAGACTGCTTTTCTTCCATAATCAAGTTTAAAAATCAAATATACCATTATAACCTCAAAAAACAAACGAAAAACAGGGTATGAAAGGTACTCGATCATATGAAAACGATTCAATGCCAGTTGCTTTTGATCGAATTAAATATTTTCAACTATATTAAATTAATATTAGATTTTGCTGAAAATGTATACCTTTAACTAACCAGTTTTAATCTTACATAATGAAACATCTATTCACATTTCTCTTGATAATTGCAGGTTGTTTTATTTTTGGACAAAAGTTTTCTCAGGAAAATATTTCTGCGATGCCGGTTCCTGTACATCAGTTAAGAATTTATGAAGTTCCCAAAGAGAATAAGCAGGTTTTTCTGGACCGTTTCCGGGATCATGCACTCAGTATCATGAAGAAATATGGATTTACTATTGTAGCGATCTGGGAATCGGAATTCAGGGAAAAAACAGAATTTGTTTATCTGCTTGAGTGGAAAGATGAAGATACAATGAAAACTGCGTGGGAAGGATTTATGGCAGATAAAGAATGGAAGGAAATTAAAGCCAGAACAGCAAAGCAATATGGTAATTTCGTTAATGAAATTGAAGACAGAACCCTGAAACTTACAGATTTTTCCCCGGAAAAGAAGCTGTTGAAATAACCAAAAGATATATTAACAATAATTAAAGAGGAAAGAAATAGGAGAACAAAAAGTAACGAATTCTGAGATCTCCGAATCATGTGTTGTTTCAGAAAAGCCATATGGATAGGCTGATTCCTTATATATCGCGGTAAGAATGTAACGGATAAAACGCTGCTTTATCAAGCTTTCAAGGGGTCGAAAATTAAGAATAATCCATTCGGCCTGCAAATAGATTTTACAGAAAAAACGAAAAGTTATCTATGTATAGAATAAAAACAAAGTTTTTTTCATAATTTTGCTCAACTATTTCATCATAAAAAAGCAAGAGCTAACACATGAAAGAATTTTCTAAAGAGGTATACCTGAAGTGGTATGAAGATATGACAATGTGGAGAAGGTTTGAAGACAAATGCCGTTCTCTTTACCTAAAACAAAAGATCAGAGGATTTTTACATTTGTATAACGGTCAGGAAGCTATCCCTGCAGGATTCACGCATGCCATGGATCTTACAAAGGATAGTATGATTACTGCTTACAGATGCCACATCCATCCAATGGCGATGGGAGTAGATCCTAAAAGAATCATGGCTGAACTTTGCGGTAAAGCTACAGGTACATCCGGAGGTATGGGTGGATCTATGCACATTTTCAGTAAAGAACACCGTTTTTACGGAGGACACGGTATCGTTGGAGGACAAATTCCTTTGGGTGCAGGTATTGCTTTTGCAGATAAATATTTCGACAGAAAAGCAGTGAACATCTGTTTCTTTGGAGACGGAGCTGCAAGACAAGGTTCTTTACATGAGACATTCAACATGGCAATGAACTGGAAACTTCCTGTAGTATTTGTGGTAGAAAACAACCAATATGCAATGGGAACTTCCGTAAAAAGAACTGCTAACCACGAAGATATCTATAAACTAGGATTAGGATACGAAATGCCTTGTCTTGCTGTAGATGCAATGGATCCTGAAAAAGTAGCTGAAGCTGCTTATGAAGCAATTGAAAGAGCAAGAAG
The window above is part of the Chryseobacterium sp. MA9 genome. Proteins encoded here:
- a CDS encoding DUF6157 family protein — encoded protein: MKQHTTNYTNTLIEVAEDCPVSQAQIPVEKKEKTIARLQYEILIKNPYKYSSDDIIFECYAIKNDISEHEKQKEREKFFSKGQPCLRCSPLAKKYGFGFHHNSEGKVAMIPVESEEYQTLLNDSAVTKTKAMRSKRK
- a CDS encoding BlaI/MecI/CopY family transcriptional regulator is translated as MKINHLTAAEENFMKLFWKMESFYLKDVMEQHPEPKPHQNTVSTYLKILVEKGYLSTVKEGRIFKYSVLVPLEGYKKFLLKELSHNFFNNSGKEILEFLLSEKLISQEDMKGYFDLKIEIKPAKVEEPKFEIAEEILSPKKEKKTKGKEKEKEKDKKKKKKKD
- a CDS encoding RNA-binding protein; amino-acid sequence: MNIFVSNINYATKEYELHDLFAEFGDVSSAKIVTDRETGRSRGFGFVEMGDEEGQQAIEALNQKEFNGKALNVSEAKPREEKPRRSFDNNRGGGYGGGNNNRGGGYGGGNNNRGGGGGNRW
- a CDS encoding acyl-CoA thioesterase, with product MNYHTRKWVKPEDLNPNHSLFGGRLLQWIDEEAALYAIIQLENTKVVTKFISEINFVSSAKQGDIIEIGIEATHFGSTSVTLRCDVRNKMTHQTIITVEKIVMVNLDAEGNPAPHGKTQIEFVKDRLNNSL
- a CDS encoding phosphatase PAP2 family protein, which translates into the protein MEEKQSSLLHKISKVISDFFNPLVSLIIFFIYMSIREYTLKDSMMNFIPILAMIIIPVVIWLVWNVKTGRYTNMDVSNRVQRKTLYIFIAVCVIAYLIFHYIRNGSVDFVMLFILILLFALQVSNLFIKSSMHTAFNIFVAALFFNLDWKMGLLWLGIAALVGITRVILKRHTVKEVFMGAGIAFMVSFIYLYCNIQFQH
- a CDS encoding NIPSNAP family protein, which gives rise to MKHLFTFLLIIAGCFIFGQKFSQENISAMPVPVHQLRIYEVPKENKQVFLDRFRDHALSIMKKYGFTIVAIWESEFREKTEFVYLLEWKDEDTMKTAWEGFMADKEWKEIKARTAKQYGNFVNEIEDRTLKLTDFSPEKKLLK
- the pdhA gene encoding pyruvate dehydrogenase (acetyl-transferring) E1 component subunit alpha, with product MKEFSKEVYLKWYEDMTMWRRFEDKCRSLYLKQKIRGFLHLYNGQEAIPAGFTHAMDLTKDSMITAYRCHIHPMAMGVDPKRIMAELCGKATGTSGGMGGSMHIFSKEHRFYGGHGIVGGQIPLGAGIAFADKYFDRKAVNICFFGDGAARQGSLHETFNMAMNWKLPVVFVVENNQYAMGTSVKRTANHEDIYKLGLGYEMPCLAVDAMDPEKVAEAAYEAIERARRGDGPTFIEARTYRYRGHSMSDAEPYRSKEEVAIHKNDDPIELVKHRILENGWATEADLEAMDNKSRDFVDECIEFMENSPYPEAEKIYEYVYAQENYPFLDKLEN
- a CDS encoding DUF4153 domain-containing protein, giving the protein MKTKFQETLSRANEVILRYPMVLAVALLAAIGAICIAETELEEVTTYIKFTICACLGISMMFALKMVSQRIGKELLLHLCGVAFLIGFYCILPNKKNNFTEVYAYIIAVTALLSHLLVSFVPFLEKDRELRFWQYNKNLFVNFFLTVVFTGVLTGGVELAILAVDKLFDFHFHHRIYTDTFFVLAIFGSSFIFLLFSDKGLNNLEKDGTYPVVLKFFTQFILIPLLLIYVAILYFYSFKILINWQLPRGWVSYLVLAYSIVGILALLLVHPLKEENAKSWVKIFSKAFYYTIVPLIILLFTAIFTRILEYGYTEPRYFVFLLALWLLSIVVYFIFSRKATIKFIPVSLFIFGAFALIFPYLNAFSVAKRSQKTELMNILNQNQLISAGKINFNKKVTDTVRNEIADKFEFLAERKQSKFLLNLLNQKDQSELSDNIEKGTFYNINYNIQNKFSDVNITVKNKPYELNRIVLVPEKQIIGIENYQYLLSFHRYSRDPQKLNEDQFELTDQLTDKFSLRLRLNSKEEVDFGPKIIQLFEENKNKNGTVKVPDLAMESDLGKYHVKLIFSEITREKYSDNELASIYYENVYILIRLK